In Arachis hypogaea cultivar Tifrunner chromosome 7, arahy.Tifrunner.gnm2.J5K5, whole genome shotgun sequence, the genomic window GATTTTATTGATATGATTCAGATTCTTTAATCCTGAATAgtccaaaaaaattttcttttttttagttggattttgATAGGAACATAAAGATTCTTGCAATCCTTACTAATACTGGGGCTGAACAGTGCCGTGACTCTTTATAAGTATGGCATAGGTGATCACCACACTTATTCTTTATCTATACTGAAATTCATAATATTTGAGTAATTTTGTAGTGGTAGGTAGCAATGGCAGCTAGGTGAGTTCATGTGCCATGTAGATTGTTTCACAAtaagttttttttatcttttgctAAATATGAGGTCTTTGATTTTTAGGTATGATCTCATCAAGTGTATCAATGCTGGTCCAGCGCATAAGGTGTGGAAGCTCAAAGTACGTGTCATTAGACTTTGGACCGTTTCTCAATTTGCAAGATCTGGGATGAAGGCACCTATTGAGATGGTTGTCCTTGATGAAGAGGTAAAATTTTCTCTTTGCATTTCAGATTTATTTTTGTGATGACTGAGCAATAAACCTCATTTATCTCTGACTCTATAAAATTAATGCATTCAGGGAGATACAATTCAATGCACTATAAAAGACATATTTGTTCTTATCTTCGAGGGCTTACTCGCTGAGGGCAACGTGTACGTGGTCACTAATTTTGGAGTTGCTTTGAATACCATCAAGTTCAAGCCTACTAGACATGAATTTAGAATCCACTTCAAGAGGGAAACGATTGTGTGTCCGGTACAAGATTCTTCAGTTCCATTGAACGGATTCAATTTTGTTCCGTTCAAAACAATTCAATCAGAGTCTAAAGAAGAAGGTTATTTAGTTGGTAAGTACTTTGTTAGATTAATCTATAATGCATGTGTTGTTTAATTCTTTGAAGtctaatttttatgtatatatattgttttGCATCATTTGCTGTCTTTTTTATTATGAACATATAGTGGACAGATATGGATTCAAttgatgtatttattaaaatttttcttcaatttgttATTGGCTTTGTTTTCTATTATTATGCGTTTTATTCTAACACATCTAAAGACCGCTTTCATATATATAGCAACTAAAGAATTAGTACCTTTAAAGTTATCGTTAAACACAAGTAGTAacctatttattttttgttttttcacgAACTTCGATTTCTAGGCCCTAACTATTTATTAAcagtcttttatatttttatttttaagaaaattaaaaggatctgatttcaacataaataaaatgCGTTGATTCTAAAGAGAAAAATTTGGGCATATAGAGTTTTGTTAATGAATAGATTGGTGCCTTTATTTTGTAGATGTGATAGGTCAGCTTGCTTCTAAGGATAACTTGGTCGAATTCACACGGGACGGGAAGCCATCAAGTTATATCACCATAGAACTTGAATGATCTTGAGTAATGCTTAATATCTTTTTGATATTGACTTttgttttaaaatcttattttggaATTTTGTGCCTCTCTTTACTCTACAAGAATTTCTATTTCTTATAGGGATGGACAGAAATTAAGGGTAATGTTGTGGTAGTCTTTTGCTTTTGAATTGCTCAAGTATCTGGAGGAACACCCATGTCTTACCTATGTGGTTATTCTCCAAATGGACAAGATGAAATTTTATAgtggtttatttatttgtttattttactgGTATCTGAATGCATGTTTTGTGTCATCATATGCTTatggtattttctttattttgttatgtCTTTTGTAGGGGTCATGGGTGTATCCAACACAAACTACAATTCGAAACTGTTTATCAATGTTGAGTTTCCAGCTGCTAGGAATTTCTTTGCGAGGTACAGTGTATAGATCAGTATTGTGGCCAGCAGAATATTTATACCATGCTTTTGATTATTAAACTATTAACAAATTTCTTTAAATTCTGATTTAAAAATGCAAGGGTGAACAAATTAGATTCTGTTGATGGACAAGGCATAATGCCGCTGGTCTGTGATCAACCTGTTTCAGATGAGGAAGATTTTTTACGTCTGTCAGTCTACAAAACAATTGCAGAGATAAAGGAGCATAATCAGGTAAAATCCTTTTCTTTATTAGTCTTCCTTTTTTCATTGTATTAGTTCTAATGTTTGTTGGATCATAATCTCAATTGTTGTGTTGTACCCTCGCATCCATCGATTTTAGGATGCTGTATTTGTTACAGCCGGGGCGATTAAAGAAGTTGAGACTGAATTTGGTTGGTGGTACAAAGGATGTAAGAAGTGTCGTCGTAACTTGAGAGAACTTGAGAAAAGATATTCTGTCCTAATTGCATTAGAGACTATGAGTTCTATGAGCCAAGGTATGACTCACGATACTTCTTTAACATTCACACACTATATACTCTTTGTCCTCGAAGATAATGGTGTAATCTAATCGTTTGTATTATTTGCTCAGAtactattaaattattattattttaataggtatttttataacattttttatgaattatatataataagaattatTTTGAACTATTCTCCTTTGTGGGATGGAGACTCCTGGATAATTCCCTTTTCTAAGTTTCCAAATCGAATATGGAATCTTATGTGTTGTTTTTGAGTTTAATGTGAAGTTTCACATTGTtcatgattattatttttttcttgattACATGTTGTAAAATTCTACttgattactattttttttttaattaaaaggcaTTGCTCATAATTTTTGCTTTTGTTATGGCCAATCGGTGTTAATTGTGTGAATGTGGGGTTGGAGATTTAGATTAACTATTATTGAAATCACATTACAGAGTTACTTTTGTGGCTTGCTATTTCTGTGTTTTTGGTTTCTGATTCACAAaggaaatatgaaaaaaaaaattattggctGCTGATTTATTTAGCTTTGATTTGTTCACGGGGTCACTtgcttttagatttttttaattccatttgatacgTTTTATTCTTCCTTGTGGGATGGAGACTTTTGGATAAgccattaaaaaattatttgcgTCCAATTCAATAATAACATAGTAGAGATACTCTGATTATCGGTAAGATTTACATAGTGTGTTGTTCTTGGActgtatatttttttgtgaatAATAGGTACAACATCCACATAAGGGTGATAGACCACACTGATGCTgcctcttttgttttgtttgatggAGAAGCTGCAAAGTTTTTTGGAGTTTCTGTTAATGACCTTAGGCAGTCTTGTGTGACTAAGGTTTGATGTCATATTCATTTTTTTGTGTTAATAGTGTGGACTATACcttaatttttattacttatgAGAGCATGAATGAACTTTTTTTTCGCTAATTGTGAAGGGTGTTGGGAAAAATTCCTGTCCCGAAGAGATTAATAAGCTTAGGGATATTAAGTTCATCTTCAAAGTGCAACTCAAAATGAGGAATCTGAACTCTTATGAACCATATGTGATTCATGTGCTGAAAATGTCATATCCTTATGAACTCTTATGGGATGGATGGTAGCGAACATGTCATATCTTTATGCTCGAAATCTGACTTATGCTGAGTTTCCAACCAAGTTTGTTTGGAAGGACGATTCTTCAAAGTGGTTTTCTCGAAAGAAAGGCTTCGCAATTGGAAGGTTGACTCATGTACCTGCAGGTAATGACGAGTCTACATTCAATTTTGATCTTACTTATTTAAGGATTTAATTAAAATCTTAACAGCCTGTACCCCACGTCCATTTTATTCAATTTGTCTACACTAGAAAATAAATGTTCAAATAACTTTTAACAGTTATAATTTGTAGATTAtacgattttttatttttctatattttttagaaaaattattcttATGCGGATGTGAAGctacataataattaaaatagcgTAGCTTAATCCATTTAGCAACTTAAAAGTGAGATTTTAACTAAGTTTTTTGCAGCAAATACCGAAGAATATTACCAACGACTTCTCTTGAATACTCAAAGAAGATGTATGAGTTTTCGAGATATAAGAACAGTAGGAGGAACAATTTATGCTACATATAGAGATGCATGTTTCGCCCTTAGACTCTTGCAAGATGACAAAGAATTCATTGATGCAATTAAGGAAGCAAGCTCATGGGCCTCAGGATCATATGTTAGGAGGTTATTTATCATTCTATTAACATCCAACAATATCTCAAGACCAGAACATGTTTGGGATAGATGTTGGCATGAACTCTCAGATGATATTTTGTATCGACAGAGAGCCGTGATGAACATGAGCAGTGAGTTTCTATTAATTACAATGATAAAAGTTCTTCCTTATTAatcatttttagtttgattgaatttttatGGTATTGTATAATATGCAGAGTTAACAATGTCAGATGATGAGATTAAGCAATGGTGCTTAATGGATATAGACAAGATCTTACATTCCTATGGTAAAACCTTGAAAGACTATCCTTCTATGCCTTTAGCAACTGAAGTTGATAATACTTTGTTAACCGAAAGGATTATAAGGGAAGAGCTAAACTTTAACAGGgatgatttaaagaaaaataccTCAGACATGTTAGTCATCGCAACACCTGAGCAAAGATATGCATTCAATAAAATTGTTACAGCTGTGTATTATGATGAAGGGGGTTTTTTCTTTGTGTATGGTCATGGAAGTACTGAAAAAACATTTCTCTGGAACCTTATGTCTGCTGAGATTTGCTCAAGGGGTGATATAGTGTTAAACATTGCTTCGAGTGGTATTGCATCTTTACTTCTTCAAAAATGGAAGAACGGCACACTCAAGGTTCAAAATACCGCTGAATATAACTGAGGATTCTGTATGTAACATCAAACATGGTTCCCCTCAAGCAATGTTACTGTTGAGAGCTAAACTTATAATTTAGGATGAGGCTCCAATGGCTAGCATGTACTGCTATAAAGCGCTTGATAAATGCTTAGGTGATATCATGAGGTGTTCTCCAACATATAGCAAAGATTTTTCctttggaggaaaagtggttgTACTAGGTAGAGACTTTAGATAAATTTTTCCTGTCATTCCACGAGGATCGAGACAAGATATCGTTCATTCAACCGTGAATTCGTCTTACCTTTGAAAGTTTTGTCAGGtgctcaaactaacaaaaaatatgagACTCTCTGTCGGGACGACTGCTTCAGATCAAGATGAGACAGAGCAATTTGGTGAGTGATTATTGAAAGTTGGTGATGGTCTAATAGGTGACAATATGGATGTCTTCTAggagatattgttattccttcttcggaccaggcatttgatgagttagttcatttttcttatccaaatattttggaAAACATGTCCTCAAAGGATTTTTTCAAAGCAAGAACTATACTGGCTTCCACATTAGACATCGTTGAAAAGGTCAACAACCATCTGATGGCTATCATTCCTGGAGGGGAAAAATTATATCTTAGTTCAGATTCCATATGTATGGATGAAGGGAATATGGAGAGTCAACTAGATCTCTATGGTTCTGAATTACTGAATAGCATAAATTGTTCTGGTTTGCCTccacataaattaatactcaaGATTGGTGTTCCGGTGATGTTACTGAGAAATATTGACCAATCCAGTGGTCTTTGTAATGGTACAAGGCTACAAGTTAGGAAGCTTAGAAATCATGTCATAGAATGTGAAGTCTTAAAGGGTAACAATGTTGGTCATATTGCTTTGATTCCAAGAATAAATATGGTACCAACAAATGAAACCGTCCCAGTTAGATTCCAACGAAAACAGTTTTCCATAATAGTATCGTTTGCCATGACAATTAATAAGTCTCAGAGACAAACTTTATCTCATGTTAGATTGTACTTGCTCAGACCAGTTTTTATACATGGCCAACTATATGTGGCactttcaagagttaagagtaagagaggttTAAAAGTTTTACTTATGAATCACGTAGGAATGTCTGCAAATTCAACTATCAATGTTGTTTATAGAGAAGTGTTTGAAAAAATAGTAttctaatgtaaatattttaatttttttaaattatgtattagtgtataattattttactttaaaaaatataaaataattattactcccttttttaagttaaactttgattttgataataattttatatattttttaaaataataattatttgtatttttgttttaaatatcgaaacatataaactttttcttacttttataaatttttccgTGCTGAGCATGGGTTTATAcactagttttatttaaaaagaatattaGGTCATTCATAGTTTGatgatttcttctttattttttttaatttttttaatttaaaaaaaattaaaaacaaccaAAACTTCATTGATGTTTTTcatttttagatttaaaaaaattatgaaataaaaacgGTACTGCcgttttgtaaaaaataaattttaataatttttaattaaatgttgGCACCGTtttgtatttaaataattaaaaaatattttttacacacAAAACATAGGTGatattttgtgtttttcaaaaaaaaaaaaatttaaaactcgcTTACACTAAAATATAGAGACACATCTATCGCATCATTTGTTATAATAAtttgctataatattattattttattattatatttaaaagtttatgtgtaatatgtttaatttattatatatatttatattatttatatatcattattatttagaaatattttataaatttaaaataagatttatttatttatttatttatttattttaactaatctataattttatttttattgttatgttattattatttttttaagatattattaAGATATATGTTATCGTTattggttatttaaaatttattataccaTATAATTtatttcactattttttttaaataattaattacagaAGGCAAGCCTCAATTTTTTATACaaagtagaataaaattaaatatatgaaaCAAATTAAATAGGTATAAGTATAgagattataaaattttattaacaatctCCTTATACAAAGTTACTATTTATAAgactatatttataatttaaataaatttagtaccataaaatttatttcagtatctattttaatataattactaaccttttatttttgtaattattaacgatgtaaataaaataataccctataatttattttattatctattttaaaataattacaaacattctatttttttaattattttttaatgtttatttatCATTCATTTTCAATCAACTATATTGAAGTGtgaataaattaaatcaaattaaatcaagtaatatttatattaattaatataactttttaatttgagattaatttatgtttaatttaatattattttttgtatgaaaTTGTTACtagactaaaaaataaatatattaaaccaaaaaaagttttttaaaatacCAAAGTATAAAgaaacaatattaaaaaatctcaaacaaaagatagtaaaatataaaataataggaACAAACACAATTAAAAGTTATCCAATATTCAAATGCTTTATTTTCAAACTCTtccaaaatactatttttttttaaccaattcttcaatctatttttttatcttaatccaAAGCGTTAACTATTGTAATAAGCATATAAATTTGTCCAACACAAATCTAAGGTAATATTTGACTAAAAGAATTAATATATtcgaataattataattttttttaaattctatcgATGTTCATAATAATGACACATTTATTGGTTCAAtggtttaaaataatttataatatttttttattttgagatagataataaaaattttactaaaaaaagtTAGGATACAATTTATATTTACCTTTTATgcataaatactattatatataattaCTCATAATTTCTAAAAAAGGAAGGTAagccaaaaaaaaataaagaaaaaaatgcacAACAATTTATATCAAtgttattttatcatttaattttttaagttagaaataaaattaaatacaaaaaaaatataatttaaatattaaaaagattcaacacataaaaaattatgatcaattaaattatatgagataaaaataataaaatttataataaaaaattataaaacttaaataaatagaaacaaaataaaaaaaaatagaaaagacagAGTACAATAATAGAAGATCTGCCACCACCCGCTGGCCAATTAAAGAGTTGTTTTTCTTTACTAGGGTCATGTACAAAAAACATTAGATATATTTTGGGTTGGGTTTCTTTACTAAGGCCTAGTACAAAACTTTAAAATGGAAACTGGGTTGGGTCCatccttttctttttattgttgtttttttcaaattagaatttattttaatgtggCTACAGTATGTGAAGTATAAACTTCTTCTCTAAACCCATTTAAGAAGGTAGTAGAAAAAAATTGACATGAGTAAAAACTCAAAACCCAAATCCGCTCCATGCTCCCACACTACCCGCCCCAAACTCATTCATTCTTTTTTATATAAGGATAAATTAGCTATTctctttttagagttttttatttttaatattgagcCTATGTTAGTGTTATCCACTGAAATGGCCAAAAATACGTATTTAACGCCATTGTGGGAATACAGAAAAACGTCGTTGCCGTTTTCTCAGCGACGTCAATTTCATTCTTCAACAAAACGTCGGCGATGTTTTGtacaaaacgtcagtgacgttttATGTATGCATAGTTAACACGTGGGAGAAAATATCTCCTTCTCACCGGCGTGAAGATTTTTAAtcccttctctttttcatttcttcatcttctcttcagTTCTACCACAAAATGTCTCCTTCCATCCTTATCAACCTTACCTCACCAAAAATAAAGAAACCCACAAAACAAAACGGCAACTTCCATATTGGGGACCATTCACCACAATTAAACCAAAGCCTTATATTACCTTCAAACTCTTCATCGCTTTCAGTATTATAACCCACTCAGTCTATGTTGGGTTCTGGAAAGTCAACATCATCGATTTTTTCGAACTCAATATACAACTCAATAAGTGAGGTCTGTGCTCTAGTTTGATGATAGGTAAAAAACATTCTTTGCATACTATCTTCATCAGTCACATGCATTATTTGAAATTGGCCAAAACCACCAAATACTAACACAGACTGCCTATACAGAATATTTATGACTCTTTTTTGCACTTGATGATCTACACTTTGAGAAAGTATACTCTTAAGTCCTTCATATGTTATTGACAGAGGAACAACAATAACACATGGATTCTCACATAAAAAACTCACACCTTCATGTGTATGAGATAAAATCTGaccattataatatatttttaaactaatataacCCTCCATTTCATACACTCATCACACTCACTCACAAATTTTTTTCACTCTCAAACTGACCACATTTTGTAGAACAAAGCTCTCATTACTTCACTTAAACTTTACTCTCATACTCTATTTTTGCGTTTTAACACAATCCAGAACTTCTTTTAtagttacttttatatttttttatttcctcCACCACAAAACGTCACTCACGTTTTCACAAAACGTTACTAACGTTTTTACTTTTTTGCAATACGTCAACGACGTTTTcaccaaaaaataatttaaaaatatatattctaacaaaacgtcactgacgttttcatttaaaaaaaattaatttacaacACGTCGTTGACGTTttgcttaaaataaaattaaaaaaaaaagtttacacATTACATCACTGACGTTTTCTTCctacaaaattttaaaagaaatttaatcAAGTCGTCGATGCCGTTTTGcctagtttattataaaagaaaaatcacTCTGCCACAAAACGTCTTCAACGTTttgtttctttcaaaaatttaaagcagGCCCATAGTAGAGTAATACACATTGCTCTCCAAATATCATTGAATAACACACTTTGGTTTCTAATATACAAATAACTGAGCCCTCTTTTTATATAGATTCGCAAAAAAAACTGAAATAATGCATGCGATGCTTTTAAAAAAAACATCTATTTTTTGTGATAAATGATTTccctaaatttattttcaaagaaCCTTGTTATTACTTGTAGCTGGAGGAGCATTtgtcttattacttttctttttgtgCTATATGATAACCAgttttcatattatatatatatatatatactatttattttgtgagGCCAAATGAATTTATCTTCCTTTTTTACGAGACTAACTAGAGTTCTAATCATCCTCTCATTTCAGTCCATACCTTCAATTAAGAGATTTTTGACTTAATTCATTCATTGTGTTCTCTGTTTTCAACTATCTAATTATTCTCCCATATTTTAATGTTTTTTCCAATGTTTATGCTccatctaccattcctcttcaaaAAAATTCTTTCCTTCTATGATATTTCTCCAAGTCCATGAtacttgttttcctatttttgctttccaaaattctcaatcagaaaaatagataacttttAGCAATTGCATTTATATAGCCTTTGGATTTTCTATCATTCTCCATACTTACTTAGTTGGATGAGTCAAATTTTGAATATAAGAGTCCTTCAAATTTAAACCACTATCTTTTTTTCTCATGCTAATCTTACTCAAACTCTTTCAATAGATCCTCCTTTTCTAACTCACCCATatattttttaacctttttttgttaaaaaaaacacCCCCATATTGCCTAACTCTGCCGAATGATGGGTTATAGAACTAtaattcataacaaaaaaaaaaaaaatatgaaactattagcaaaaaaaaaaataaataggaaacTAACATAGTAACATATACGTTAGAAATTGCATAATTCAATAATAAGTTAATTTGCGCAGGCTCTTTTGATTATCACAGTTCGATCAAACCAATAATCcctatttaaatattataacCTTTTCCTACTTACACCTGATTCAATAATAAACTAAAGTATAAGTATGGTTAAAATGTCATCTATTTGAATTGATAAAGTTAGTAAATGGTTGTGTCATGCATGCTTCAGGAGATAATGTAAGTACGCCTTAGAGTATTATTATGTTTAATTAAGATAGATTGAATTTGATGGTTTAAAAATTGACTCATTTTGTTTCAAAGATGTCTTCGCCTCACCTTATTTCAATCAATAGGAAACAGATATACACAAATCTTAAGATACACGCATTATACTAGTttcatcttttaaaaaataaataagtaaaaaatataaCTAGATAATTAATCTagatcagtttttttttttttttgggatttgGAATCTAGATCAGTTTATTCGACCATTATTTATAGGAATTCAGctaaataattataagaaatatattatttatttctaaCCATTTCATAATTTTATCGCGTTAATCCTCCATTAAACACACGTTTTTCACACATGCAAAACTAATTGCATCATAGGTCCATGAGTGCACAAGCTACTCCCCAGTGAGGATTTTTTTACAAAAGTATATAAATTGTTTTGGATTTGAAtcatctaaattttgaattttattttaaagagtaaagtgtaATTTCTCATTATTCATTTTATAGgtagaactaaaaataaatatgagaaaaaaattattcaaagataaaaaatcacactttatcctctaaattaaaaattaaaaatttagaggATCGAAATTCAATTGTTTTATCTGACCTCTATTTACTTATAAATTCAATATTATTCCTTAGTACATAAATCGAGGTAGAATAATAGACtcttaaaattatacataaaacgCGCACTAGTTTAACatgatttatatataaaaaaagagaaacatTCAATACCCTGTCACAATCTAGATAtctaatatattaaattttattgagtaaaagacaaaaagtcaaaaatataaaaaatatatgttgagtaacatttttgtaaaaaaaaaaacattaataataatagtaataatactaCTAATTAGAGCAACATCAATATACCACTTAAAAAGGAGTCTATATTCGTCACCAAACTTCACTTTGAAGTTTGAAACAGTTTATGATAAAAACAAGTACTATATAAGAGATTCTAGGTCTTATAAGAAGGATGAAATCATGAAATAGCCAAAATATATTAGAAGATAACTTTTAATCTTTTAATGttaaaatacctaatctaaaaCTCAGCAGACAAAAAATTCATTAGAATTTAATTAAAAGGGGTTTGATACCCTATGGTTTAAGTATAAATATCTACTTGCACGAATTTAGCTATTAAAAAGTCATCATCCATGTTTTTTAATAGAAACAAAAATTACATATATAACTATTCCCTGCTATTATGAGTTGTTCATTGATGAGAAGCATATACCGATCGTTAATATGTTTACAAAAAAAAGAAGTGCCAAAAGATTAAATTGGGTTAACCTAATAGTTAACTTATTGgtttatttaaataagtgttaggggttcgaattttattttttgtatgcagtaatttattggctaatgaCAAATTCTTAAATGAAGCTCCGATTCACGACAAATTAATCATTAGCTTGTCAGACGGAAGAATAccgtaaaaaactaaaaaaaaaaagtttagaagtgccaaaaaattaataaaattaaacaagCTCAATTAGTACGTAGTTCCCTTTATGAATAAAAAGAAATTGTACATTAGCTCTATCTTTTACTTAAGCCTTGGTGTTTCTCAAACTTTAATTTGGTAGCTGAAAATGGTGATTATAATAGTTCAAACTCAcccaaaatgtaaaaaaaatcccTCCGAACTCTCAAAGATTGTTTGACAGCGAAAGTaattaagaaacaataatattttCTTGAGAGGAAATGTTATTTTGAGGAAAAAATGAGAAGAGTTTAAATACCACAGTTTCAAATGATGATAAACCAATAACAAATAGGTTTAGAGGAtggctcctcttcctcctccatcACCCACACCACCGAGCATTGGTTGGAGTTTTTCGTTGTCATTACAATAATAATTGTGGTCTTCATGTGCTTAATCTTTCTCCGATCCTCGTCCACTCACTCGACCCGCTGGCCGCCTACTTCCGCCTTTGCCTGGGCCTTCTATCACCACCAATGCCGTCGCCATTAGTCCTTAAAGTTAAATCTACATGaatgtttttcttgttttataaGAAAAGTATatgatattaatatattatttgtcaatttattatcaataataattaattattatattttaaatacatgtataaagagacatatccaaaaaatatatttattatggtTTTAAAAACCAGACTGGATCAGCCGATTCAACCGAAATAACTGGGAACCGGTTACCTAGCCGGTCCGGATAACCTCAAAAACCGAATAGCAAAGAATCGGTAAAAAAACCGGTCGAATCGGCAGTTAACCAGTGAACCAGAAGAACCGTCCGATTTTTTGGCGGTTTAGTAGTTTGGAAATTCATAtgccaaacgacgtcgttttggttttttttaaaaaaaaaaaatagaaaggcgTACGCGTAACCCAACCTAACCCTAATCCACTATGCCACTGACCCCATTACTCCAATCAGCCAATCTCTCCTTTCTTCTCCCTTCACCCACCAAGGCCACCATTGTCACCGCCCACCAAGCTCCAGATTCCAGAAACCACCGAGCCACCCACAGCCATCCACAGTAGCAGCGCTCCTCATTCGCCACCCACAGCCATCCACAGCAGCCGCGACCACCACCGCGTTGAGCCCGCCTCCTCGTCGCCGAGCTCGCCGAGCCCGACTCCTCATTCGCTGGTAAGACTCTGTTCTTGTCTTCTTGATTTTGAACTTGCTTCCTTCTGAATTCTGATTATGATTTATGAGTTCTACGcttcttgattttgattttctgaggttCTGATCTTGATTTATGAGCTCGCCT contains:
- the LOC140174289 gene encoding uncharacterized protein, yielding MAARYDLIKCINAGPAHKVWKLKVRVIRLWTVSQFARSGMKAPIEMVVLDEEGDTIQCTIKDIFVLIFEGLLAEGNVYVVTNFGVALNTIKFKPTRHEFRIHFKRETIVCPVQDSSVPLNGFNFVPFKTIQSESKEEGYLVGVMGVSNTNYNSKLFINVEFPAARNFFARVNKLDSVDGQGIMPLVCDQPVSDEEDFLRLSVYKTIAEIKEHNQDAVFVTAGAIKEVETEFGWWYNIHIRVIDHTDAASFVLFDGEAAKFFGVSVNDLRQSCVTKGVGKNSCPEEINKLRDIKFIFKVQLKMRNLNSYEPYVIHVLKMSYPYELLWDGW
- the LOC140174290 gene encoding uncharacterized protein; protein product: MSSKDFFKARTILASTLDIVEKVNNHLMAIIPGGEKLYLSSDSICMDEGNMESQLDLYGSELLNSINCSGLPPHKLILKIGVPVMLLRNIDQSSGLCNGTRLQVRKLRNHVIECEVLKGNNVGHIALIPRINMVPTNETVPVRFQRKQFSIIVSFAMTINKSQRQTLSHVRLYLLRPVFIHGQLYVALSRVKSKRGLKVLLMNHVGMSANSTINVVYREVFEKIVF